In a genomic window of Pseudomonas putida:
- a CDS encoding polysaccharide deacetylase family protein: MRIAFLFTAWLLSLGAMAAPNEVATLDRGTWPEKLGSPTLFDVASRAEILMFSRVLLASEALDEPALAQRLGLRTVNMESVNRVRERMWQRLLSSFNFAQQSCDQDASFCFLVEDMPTLREQAGKFQVGEDSYYIKWAEPSRLFHTQYLDEQLRKAALFPQTASEIDQFGDYERNGDDMHDRLFLLTFDSAANAAPDNTDWVAEYLRKANLSGTFFVLGKDIQARLAQGSVASLQSAYSTQCVGVQGWEFRSHSHWQDWQDSVRRSVELVKGKLPENYVPLFRPPDGQRRPDAGTFFKSQGLQVALWDIDAQDGAGKLKGPQSAQRVLTLMLLWRHGVINFNAKQEGVKTALPWLLTQTSQSGIGWEDCQSGFQ, translated from the coding sequence TTGCGTATCGCTTTTCTATTCACGGCCTGGCTGCTGAGCCTGGGTGCCATGGCGGCGCCGAATGAGGTGGCGACACTCGATCGCGGCACCTGGCCGGAAAAACTCGGCAGCCCGACGTTGTTCGACGTGGCATCGCGCGCCGAAATCCTCATGTTCTCCCGGGTACTGCTGGCCAGCGAAGCCCTGGACGAGCCCGCATTGGCCCAGCGCCTGGGCCTGCGCACGGTCAATATGGAATCGGTCAACCGTGTTCGTGAGCGTATGTGGCAACGCTTGCTGAGCAGCTTCAATTTTGCCCAGCAGAGCTGCGACCAGGATGCGTCCTTCTGTTTTCTGGTGGAGGACATGCCGACCCTGCGCGAGCAAGCCGGTAAATTTCAGGTCGGCGAAGACAGCTACTACATCAAATGGGCCGAGCCGAGCCGGTTGTTCCATACCCAGTATCTGGACGAGCAACTGCGCAAGGCGGCGCTGTTTCCGCAAACCGCTAGTGAAATCGATCAATTCGGCGACTACGAGCGCAATGGCGATGACATGCACGATCGGTTGTTCCTGCTGACTTTCGACAGCGCCGCGAATGCCGCACCGGACAACACCGACTGGGTGGCCGAGTACCTGCGCAAGGCGAACCTGAGCGGCACCTTCTTCGTGCTCGGCAAGGACATCCAGGCGCGTCTGGCGCAGGGTTCGGTCGCCAGCTTGCAATCGGCCTATTCAACCCAGTGCGTCGGGGTTCAGGGCTGGGAGTTCCGCTCCCACAGCCATTGGCAGGATTGGCAGGACTCGGTGCGCCGCAGTGTCGAGTTGGTCAAAGGCAAACTGCCGGAAAACTATGTGCCGCTGTTCCGCCCGCCCGATGGCCAGCGACGGCCGGACGCCGGGACGTTCTTCAAGTCCCAGGGCTTGCAGGTGGCGTTGTGGGACATCGATGCCCAGGACGGCGCTGGCAAACTCAAGGGCCCGCAGAGCGCACAGCGGGTGCTGACCCTGATGCTGCTGTGGCGTCATGGCGTGATCAATTTCAATGCGAAGCAGGAGGGGGTGAAAACGGCATTGCCCTGGCTGCTGACACAGACGTCGCAAAGCGGCATCGGTTGGGAAGATTGTCAGAGCGGGTTTCAATAA
- the yaaA gene encoding peroxide stress protein YaaA: MLMVISPAKTLDYETPPATQRFTQPQYLDHSQELILQLRDLTPAQISELMHVSDKIGGLNAARFGSWTPAFTPENAKQALLAFKGDVYTGLNAQTFSEADFDYAQQHLRMLSGLYGLLRPLDLMQPYRLEMGTKLANARGKDLYAFWGTRISEWLNEALADQGDDVLLNLASNEYFSAVKRSALNARIINTEFKDLKNGQYKIISFYAKKARGLMSRFVIEERINNPDTLKQFDVQGYRFCAEQSKPDNLVFLRDHAPE, translated from the coding sequence ATGCTGATGGTGATTTCACCCGCCAAGACCCTCGATTACGAAACACCGCCGGCGACCCAGCGCTTTACCCAGCCGCAGTACCTCGACCATTCCCAGGAGCTGATCCTGCAATTGCGCGATCTGACGCCCGCACAGATCAGCGAGTTGATGCACGTCTCCGACAAGATCGGCGGCCTGAACGCCGCGCGTTTCGGCAGCTGGACGCCGGCATTCACTCCGGAAAACGCCAAACAGGCATTGCTGGCGTTCAAGGGCGATGTGTACACCGGGCTGAATGCGCAGACTTTCAGCGAAGCCGATTTCGATTACGCCCAGCAACATCTACGCATGCTCTCGGGCCTCTACGGCCTGCTGCGCCCGCTGGACCTGATGCAGCCTTACCGACTGGAAATGGGCACCAAACTGGCCAACGCCCGTGGCAAGGACCTGTATGCCTTCTGGGGTACGCGCATCAGCGAATGGCTGAACGAAGCCCTGGCCGATCAAGGTGATGACGTGCTGCTGAACCTGGCCTCCAACGAGTACTTCTCGGCGGTCAAACGCAGCGCCCTGAACGCGCGCATCATCAATACCGAATTCAAGGACCTGAAAAACGGCCAGTACAAGATCATCAGCTTCTACGCGAAAAAGGCCCGGGGCCTGATGAGCCGCTTTGTCATTGAAGAACGCATCAATAATCCCGACACCCTCAAACAGTTCGACGTGCAGGGCTATCGTTTCTGCGCCGAGCAATCCAAACCGGACAACCTGGTTTTCCTGCGCGATCACGCGCCCGAGTAA